A single genomic interval of halophilic archaeon DL31 harbors:
- a CDS encoding Acetylornithine transaminase (KEGG: nmg:Nmag_2523 aminotransferase class-III~PFAM: Aminotransferase class-III), producing the protein MAQPDRPRNIPHWYSPKGETLSLTDGEGARVTDDGGNEYLDFVAQLYCVNAGHSDERIVDAMTEQAQRIPYVSSSKTTPARDELAARLADVAPGALNDVFFSISGSEANESAIQIAREYQDAPKVLTRWRSYHGSTYAAGALSGDPETRSVVERHAAMTGVGKFLPPLVHNSPFDGDTPEEIAQQAADHLEFVIKNEGPDSVAAVLTEPIAGTSGAYPAPPGYFERVREICDEYDVLLISDEVIAGFGRCGDWFGINTYDVEPDMITFAKGVTSAYAPLAGVVANEEIASEIREDGHPLGQTFAGHPIACAAGNAAMEAYENGLIENCRELAPYLEERLRELESYDEVAHVHGRGLLWSVEFGDPETGEPFVDPRVEPDAENPLAHVRSVTQDHGVLFGSGRPDTQVLLSPPLCIDRADIDEAVDALEAGIEATF; encoded by the coding sequence ATGGCACAGCCCGACCGACCGCGGAACATCCCGCACTGGTACTCGCCCAAAGGAGAGACCCTCTCGCTGACCGACGGCGAGGGCGCCCGCGTCACCGACGACGGCGGCAACGAGTATTTGGACTTCGTGGCACAGCTCTACTGCGTCAACGCCGGCCACTCCGACGAGCGTATCGTCGACGCGATGACTGAACAGGCCCAGCGTATCCCCTACGTCTCCTCGTCGAAAACGACGCCGGCCCGCGACGAACTCGCCGCACGGCTCGCGGACGTGGCCCCCGGAGCGCTCAACGACGTGTTCTTCTCCATCTCAGGCAGCGAGGCCAACGAGTCGGCCATCCAGATCGCCCGAGAGTACCAGGACGCCCCGAAAGTTCTCACCCGCTGGCGCTCCTACCACGGCTCGACCTACGCCGCAGGGGCGCTCAGCGGCGACCCCGAGACCCGCTCGGTCGTCGAGCGCCACGCCGCCATGACGGGCGTCGGGAAGTTCCTCCCGCCGCTGGTCCACAACTCTCCCTTCGACGGCGACACGCCCGAGGAAATCGCCCAGCAGGCTGCCGACCATCTCGAGTTCGTCATCAAGAACGAGGGCCCGGACTCCGTCGCCGCAGTCCTCACCGAACCCATCGCCGGTACCTCCGGCGCCTACCCGGCACCGCCGGGCTACTTCGAGCGCGTCCGCGAAATCTGTGACGAGTACGACGTGCTCCTCATCTCCGACGAGGTTATCGCCGGTTTCGGCCGCTGTGGCGACTGGTTCGGCATCAATACCTACGACGTGGAGCCGGACATGATCACGTTCGCGAAGGGCGTCACCAGCGCCTACGCGCCGCTGGCGGGCGTCGTTGCCAACGAGGAGATTGCTTCGGAGATCCGCGAGGACGGCCATCCACTCGGCCAGACGTTCGCCGGCCACCCCATCGCTTGTGCCGCCGGCAACGCCGCGATGGAGGCCTACGAGAACGGCCTCATCGAGAACTGCCGGGAGCTTGCGCCCTACCTGGAGGAGCGCCTCCGCGAACTGGAGTCCTACGACGAGGTCGCCCACGTCCACGGCCGCGGCCTGCTCTGGTCCGTCGAGTTCGGCGACCCCGAAACGGGCGAGCCGTTCGTTGACCCCCGGGTGGAACCGGACGCTGAGAACCCGCTCGCCCACGTCCGCTCGGTCACACAGGACCACGGGGTGCTGTTCGGCTCCGGCCGCCCGGACACGCAGGTGTTGCTCTCGCCGCCGCTCTGTATCGACCGCGCGGACATCGACGAAGCCGTCGACGCGCTCGAAGCCGGTATCGAAGCGACGTTCTGA
- a CDS encoding hypothetical protein (KEGG: hla:Hlac_1451 hypothetical protein), producing the protein MSERAESEPDDKPIAPGETVYDEDGQVLGQVNEYTADGFQVVTTESGSTGGNNAETIPGQEFGEGYLMWRCSECGEMGELEEGMPDSCPACGAPEEAIVAVEED; encoded by the coding sequence GTGAGCGAGCGCGCGGAGTCGGAGCCGGACGACAAGCCCATCGCTCCCGGTGAGACGGTCTACGACGAGGACGGACAGGTCCTCGGGCAGGTCAACGAGTACACCGCCGACGGATTCCAGGTCGTAACCACAGAGAGCGGCTCAACGGGCGGGAACAATGCGGAGACCATCCCCGGACAGGAGTTCGGCGAGGGGTATCTCATGTGGCGCTGTTCGGAGTGCGGCGAGATGGGCGAGCTTGAGGAAGGGATGCCGGATTCGTGTCCGGCGTGTGGCGCGCCGGAGGAGGCGATCGTCGCGGTCGAAGAGGACTGA
- a CDS encoding hypothetical protein (KEGG: hla:Hlac_1450 hypothetical protein) has translation MKTLTLGRRTLRRLSIASTLLDAAAAFARRDVRAGILLLGAAIASKWMPGLGVVASVLTRLYRRIR, from the coding sequence ATGAAGACACTGACACTCGGCCGACGGACACTACGGAGACTGAGTATCGCATCGACCCTGCTAGACGCTGCTGCGGCGTTCGCGCGCCGGGACGTTCGGGCGGGGATCCTCTTGCTCGGTGCGGCTATCGCATCGAAATGGATGCCGGGATTGGGCGTGGTCGCCTCGGTCCTCACCCGACTTTACCGGAGGATCCGATGA
- a CDS encoding hypothetical protein (KEGG: hla:Hlac_1127 hypothetical protein): MSAVDRYWSFRDWFPVPQRNGRFHVIRWVLLEANRLAVTGALLTFMFSALMLIGSVWTFEMQRVLTETPAVQTILSSLLSGIILLVSIVVSINSIVLSHDITTVETQENRVQGSMKFRRDVGRLTESGDSPSDPVSFLSLMASVIHDRATALEEVATGSDDELAQDIQEYVDEVVQTVEPLGDHSNSASGADFGVLWLGLEADYGRHMDRSRVLRGSYESEQSDTFGEALDDLIQAFQLFATGKEYFKTLYYTQEVSQLSRTLLVVSLPSILVTASAILAINSNLLPEAWVFGLPPLMSFVSTVFTIALAPFLVLTAYMLRLSTVAQRTAGAGAFSLH, translated from the coding sequence ATGAGCGCCGTCGACCGCTACTGGAGCTTCCGCGACTGGTTCCCAGTCCCGCAGAGAAACGGCCGATTCCACGTGATCCGGTGGGTCCTGCTGGAGGCCAACCGGCTCGCGGTCACCGGCGCGTTGCTGACGTTTATGTTCTCGGCGCTCATGCTCATCGGGTCGGTCTGGACTTTCGAGATGCAACGGGTCCTCACGGAGACGCCCGCAGTCCAGACGATCCTGAGCTCGCTGTTGAGTGGCATCATCCTGCTCGTGTCGATCGTGGTGTCGATCAACTCGATTGTCCTCTCCCACGACATCACCACCGTGGAGACCCAGGAGAATCGCGTCCAGGGAAGTATGAAGTTCCGGCGGGATGTCGGCCGGCTGACCGAGAGCGGCGACAGCCCCTCAGATCCGGTCTCATTCCTCAGCCTGATGGCGTCGGTCATTCATGACCGCGCGACCGCCCTCGAGGAGGTCGCCACGGGGAGCGACGACGAGCTAGCCCAGGACATCCAGGAGTATGTCGACGAGGTCGTCCAAACGGTTGAGCCGCTCGGCGACCACAGCAACAGCGCCTCCGGTGCGGATTTCGGCGTCCTCTGGCTCGGTCTGGAGGCGGACTACGGGAGGCATATGGACCGTTCACGGGTGCTGCGGGGCTCCTACGAGAGCGAACAATCCGACACGTTCGGCGAGGCGCTCGACGACCTCATCCAAGCGTTCCAGCTGTTCGCCACCGGTAAGGAGTACTTCAAAACGCTCTACTACACCCAGGAGGTGTCCCAGCTGTCGCGGACGCTCCTCGTCGTCTCGCTGCCGTCGATCCTCGTCACTGCGTCGGCCATCCTCGCGATCAACTCGAACCTCTTGCCCGAAGCGTGGGTGTTTGGTCTCCCGCCTCTGATGAGCTTCGTTTCGACCGTGTTCACGATCGCGCTGGCCCCGTTCCTCGTGTTGACCGCGTACATGCTTCGGCTCTCGACGGTCGCCCAGCGGACCGCCGGCGCGGGGGCCTTCTCTCTGCACTAG
- a CDS encoding GCN5-related N-acetyltransferase (PFAM: GCN5-related N-acetyltransferase~KEGG: hla:Hlac_1136 GCN5-related N-acetyltransferase), producing MNVRPAESDDREQIRAVTRDSLQSSYSLSPEQIEMMLEEEFDDSSLTDLLNDADTAVLVVEETVDGTETVRGFITVQIGTEATIRWVHVDPAARGGGIATALLNRVREQFAEKPIVACILDEAVEGGEFLEGFGLKQDDHDHILVGGEEFAVTMFTEGESTETSTEPTVTVPESVTVDGVDRPVGRDESVPGSEAPFFAVYCADDEEDAYGYFCSQCGSTNVSIDGLDRLECEDCSNTHLADEWDDAYL from the coding sequence ATGAATGTTCGCCCTGCAGAGTCGGACGACAGAGAACAGATCAGAGCAGTCACGCGCGACTCGCTGCAATCATCGTACTCGCTCAGTCCAGAACAGATCGAGATGATGCTTGAAGAGGAGTTCGACGACTCATCGCTGACCGACCTCCTCAACGATGCGGATACGGCAGTGCTCGTCGTCGAAGAGACCGTCGACGGCACGGAAACCGTCCGCGGGTTCATCACCGTCCAAATCGGAACGGAAGCGACGATCCGGTGGGTCCATGTGGATCCAGCGGCACGGGGAGGAGGTATTGCCACGGCGCTACTCAATCGCGTTCGCGAACAGTTTGCCGAAAAGCCGATTGTGGCGTGTATCCTTGACGAGGCTGTTGAGGGCGGCGAGTTCCTCGAAGGGTTCGGCCTCAAACAGGACGATCACGACCACATACTGGTCGGCGGGGAGGAGTTCGCAGTCACCATGTTCACGGAAGGCGAATCGACGGAGACGTCGACCGAACCAACTGTGACGGTTCCGGAGTCAGTTACCGTCGACGGGGTTGACCGACCCGTCGGTCGCGACGAGAGCGTTCCCGGCAGTGAGGCCCCGTTCTTTGCGGTGTACTGTGCCGACGACGAGGAGGACGCGTACGGGTACTTCTGTTCACAGTGCGGCAGTACGAACGTCTCCATCGACGGACTGGATAGGCTCGAGTGCGAGGACTGTAGCAACACTCACCTGGCCGACGAGTGGGACGATGCGTATCTGTAA
- a CDS encoding hypothetical protein (KEGG: hla:Hlac_1446 hypothetical protein) codes for MTTDQDDNGREQGVEFGPLADDLEDEAYPIDLEAVLERYGDRELGLGDGTATLQTVLEPLGETTYESADDVRQSIIGMVSDEAIGRKNYSDRGGSTAAEEDTEESV; via the coding sequence ATGACGACCGATCAGGACGATAATGGCCGCGAGCAGGGTGTAGAGTTCGGTCCGCTCGCGGACGATCTTGAGGACGAGGCGTACCCGATCGATCTGGAGGCCGTACTGGAGCGGTACGGTGACCGTGAACTGGGGCTGGGGGACGGCACGGCGACGCTCCAGACGGTGTTGGAACCCCTGGGCGAGACCACCTACGAGTCCGCCGACGACGTGCGACAGAGCATCATCGGGATGGTCAGTGACGAGGCGATCGGCCGGAAGAACTACTCGGACCGCGGCGGCAGCACGGCCGCCGAGGAGGACACCGAGGAGTCGGTGTAG
- a CDS encoding hypothetical protein (KEGG: hsl:OE6069R hypothetical protein), translated as MTDGAEIPETIVFDAEPLIAYFCNEPGSDTVETYVDAVEGAADGYISAINLAEIHYLVRAIDGAERADAVVDVLEESGIRRVDTEQTWPPAADFKFRYAPALGDAFALGTAAHVDGMLLVGADDGYDGVTDVPITRFRTESA; from the coding sequence ATGACGGATGGGGCTGAGATTCCCGAGACGATTGTCTTCGACGCCGAACCACTCATCGCCTATTTCTGCAACGAACCGGGGAGCGACACCGTCGAAACGTACGTCGACGCCGTTGAAGGTGCAGCGGACGGCTACATTTCGGCTATCAACCTCGCCGAAATCCACTATCTCGTCCGTGCGATTGACGGCGCGGAGCGCGCTGATGCTGTCGTCGACGTCCTCGAGGAGAGCGGGATCCGTCGAGTCGACACCGAACAGACCTGGCCGCCAGCAGCCGACTTCAAATTTCGTTACGCTCCGGCGCTTGGTGATGCCTTCGCACTCGGGACCGCAGCGCACGTCGACGGGATGCTCCTCGTCGGTGCCGATGATGGGTACGACGGCGTCACCGATGTCCCGATCACTCGGTTCCGGACCGAATCAGCGTAA
- a CDS encoding transcriptional regulator, AbrB family (KEGG: hsl:OE6070R hypothetical protein~TIGRFAM: Transcription regulator AbrB~PFAM: Transcription regulator AbrB/SpoV, predicted), with amino-acid sequence MSKSESEKVVSVSSRGQATIPKEFREKLGINTPGRVKFIRTKEGEIVVRPIHSVTDLRGVLDGKTDEQGRSATERLREERTADKASEEELRQQYAGDDEADA; translated from the coding sequence ATGAGCAAGTCAGAGTCTGAAAAAGTGGTGTCTGTATCGTCGCGGGGGCAAGCTACCATCCCGAAGGAGTTCCGCGAGAAGTTGGGTATCAACACGCCTGGCCGTGTGAAGTTCATTCGGACCAAAGAAGGTGAAATCGTTGTTCGTCCTATCCACTCGGTTACAGACCTGCGTGGGGTTCTGGACGGGAAAACCGACGAGCAGGGTCGCTCGGCAACCGAGCGCCTCCGGGAGGAACGCACAGCGGACAAAGCCAGCGAGGAGGAGTTGCGGCAGCAGTACGCCGGCGACGACGAGGCCGATGCATGA
- a CDS encoding hypothetical protein (KEGG: hbo:Hbor_11350 hypothetical protein), translating to MQLEAIRTAAGETVHVDRSTGERGSKGVFFVAYVSEAAEERWGYFCENCETTDNAMDTMGRIECNVCGNVKKPDEWDAAHE from the coding sequence ATGCAACTGGAAGCCATCCGAACCGCGGCAGGCGAAACGGTCCACGTCGACCGTTCGACGGGCGAGCGCGGCTCGAAGGGAGTGTTCTTTGTCGCCTACGTGAGTGAGGCCGCCGAGGAGCGCTGGGGCTACTTCTGTGAGAACTGCGAGACGACGGACAACGCGATGGACACGATGGGCCGTATCGAGTGTAACGTCTGTGGCAACGTCAAGAAGCCTGATGAGTGGGACGCAGCGCACGAGTAA
- a CDS encoding short-chain dehydrogenase/reductase SDR (PFAM: Short-chain dehydrogenase/reductase SDR~KEGG: hvo:HVO_2529 short-chain family oxidoreductase): MNEATVVVTGAAGGIGGALVRAFAGAGATVVAAVRTGSDDRPMPGSGTDDGLFADIENVDTVTADVRDEFDAERLMERAARVGGDIDLVMPCAGVFHSAPGEAPLDEETYSAFDDQFRTNARGVFTTVKEAVPHLAPDARVLVPSGQVAVEPSPGYGGYAVSKAAAEAVARGFATDIEQTVGVVDPGIVATELTGGQGRDPEDVVGLFEWAATEADAEELNGGRLGLADWKKATR, encoded by the coding sequence ATGAACGAAGCTACGGTCGTCGTGACTGGTGCGGCGGGCGGTATCGGAGGCGCGTTGGTTCGGGCGTTCGCCGGCGCGGGGGCGACCGTCGTCGCCGCTGTGCGGACGGGGAGCGACGACCGGCCAATGCCCGGTAGCGGGACCGACGATGGCCTGTTCGCCGATATCGAGAACGTCGATACTGTCACTGCAGACGTGCGGGACGAGTTCGACGCCGAACGGCTGATGGAGCGGGCCGCCCGGGTCGGCGGCGACATCGACCTCGTGATGCCCTGTGCTGGTGTCTTCCACAGCGCCCCCGGTGAGGCACCACTCGACGAAGAGACCTACTCAGCGTTCGACGACCAGTTCCGCACCAACGCCCGCGGCGTCTTCACGACAGTCAAGGAGGCCGTACCGCACCTCGCGCCCGACGCGCGGGTGCTGGTTCCCTCCGGACAGGTGGCCGTCGAGCCCAGCCCGGGCTACGGGGGCTATGCGGTCTCGAAGGCCGCCGCGGAGGCCGTCGCACGAGGGTTCGCAACCGACATTGAGCAGACGGTGGGCGTCGTCGACCCAGGTATCGTCGCCACAGAACTCACCGGTGGGCAGGGCCGTGACCCCGAGGACGTGGTCGGGCTGTTCGAGTGGGCTGCAACTGAGGCTGACGCCGAAGAACTGAACGGTGGTCGGCTGGGGCTGGCCGACTGGAAGAAAGCGACACGATAG
- a CDS encoding phytoene desaturase (KEGG: hla:Hlac_1897 phytoene desaturase~TIGRFAM: Zeta-phytoene desaturase~PFAM: Amine oxidase), whose translation MDVSPDLATLDGRSVAVIGGGIGGLSTACYLADAGADVTLLERNEQLGGRASVLERDGFRFDMGPSWYLMPDVFERFFADFGREPSEYYTLSRLDPHYRIQWKDGDRLDLSPNVAANAEKFEAYEEGAGDALHEYLEKSTLNYEVGMEHFVYKDRPNLRDYIDPDVAKQARGLSMLGSMQDHVESYFDHPKLQQVMQYTLVFLGGSPHNTPALYNLMSHVDFNLGVYYPDGGLGAVIDGLVDLGSELGVEYRTGADVSQIHGQRGAFKVDYDSADPDKEYAPSDRHAAHRVDGAGYKLADIVVSDADYAHTEQELLPEQKRQYSESYWDSRTYAPSAFLLYMGVEGDVPELAHHTLVLPTEWDEHFEQIFDRPAWPDDPAYYLCVPSKTDETVAPEGHSNLFALVPIAPGLEDDEETRAAYRESVLDDIAANTDTDLRDRIVVEETFSVSEFGERYNSVQGSALGLAHTLKQTTLLRPPHVSETVPGLYFTGSYTTPGIGVPMCLISGQLTAEALAERETGR comes from the coding sequence ATGGACGTTTCTCCGGACCTCGCCACGCTCGATGGGCGCTCGGTCGCCGTCATCGGTGGCGGTATCGGCGGCCTTTCGACGGCCTGCTACCTCGCCGACGCCGGCGCCGACGTGACGCTGCTCGAACGAAACGAGCAACTGGGCGGTCGGGCCAGCGTGCTCGAACGCGACGGCTTCCGTTTCGACATGGGGCCCTCGTGGTATCTGATGCCGGACGTGTTCGAGCGTTTCTTCGCTGATTTCGGCCGGGAGCCCTCAGAGTACTACACCCTCTCGCGGCTCGACCCCCACTACCGTATCCAGTGGAAAGACGGCGACCGACTAGACCTCTCACCGAACGTCGCTGCGAACGCCGAGAAGTTCGAGGCCTACGAGGAGGGCGCCGGCGACGCGCTCCATGAGTACCTCGAGAAGTCCACGCTCAACTACGAGGTGGGGATGGAGCATTTCGTCTACAAGGACCGGCCCAACCTCCGAGATTACATCGACCCTGACGTGGCCAAACAGGCCCGCGGCCTCTCGATGCTCGGCTCAATGCAGGACCACGTCGAGAGCTACTTCGACCACCCCAAACTCCAGCAGGTGATGCAGTACACTCTTGTCTTCCTCGGGGGGTCACCGCACAACACGCCGGCGCTCTACAACCTCATGAGCCACGTCGACTTCAACCTCGGCGTCTACTACCCCGACGGCGGGCTCGGCGCCGTCATCGACGGCCTCGTCGACCTCGGGAGTGAACTCGGTGTCGAGTACCGCACGGGCGCGGACGTGAGCCAGATTCACGGCCAGCGCGGCGCGTTCAAGGTGGATTACGACAGCGCCGACCCGGACAAAGAGTACGCCCCGAGCGACCGCCACGCGGCTCACCGTGTCGACGGCGCGGGCTACAAACTCGCAGATATCGTGGTCAGCGACGCCGACTACGCCCACACCGAACAGGAGCTGCTGCCCGAGCAGAAACGCCAGTACAGCGAGTCATACTGGGACTCTCGGACCTACGCCCCCTCGGCGTTCCTGCTCTACATGGGCGTCGAGGGCGACGTCCCCGAACTGGCCCACCACACGCTCGTGCTCCCGACCGAGTGGGACGAGCATTTCGAGCAGATTTTCGACCGGCCCGCGTGGCCCGACGACCCGGCGTACTACCTCTGTGTCCCCTCGAAAACCGACGAGACGGTCGCGCCGGAGGGCCACTCCAACCTCTTCGCGCTCGTCCCCATCGCGCCCGGCCTCGAGGACGACGAGGAGACTCGCGCGGCCTACCGTGAATCAGTGCTCGACGACATCGCGGCCAACACCGATACGGACCTCAGAGACCGTATCGTCGTCGAGGAGACGTTCTCAGTCTCGGAGTTCGGCGAGCGCTACAACTCCGTGCAGGGCTCTGCACTCGGGCTGGCCCACACGCTCAAACAGACGACACTGCTCCGGCCGCCCCACGTCTCCGAGACCGTTCCGGGACTCTACTTCACTGGCTCGTACACGACACCGGGCATCGGCGTTCCGATGTGTCTCATCAGCGGACAGCTTACCGCCGAAGCGCTGGCCGAAAGAGAGACCGGGCGCTGA
- a CDS encoding UbiA prenyltransferase (PFAM: UbiA prenyltransferase~KEGG: hla:Hlac_1898 prenyltransferase), translating to MVRYLLTLSRPRFWLYTAGPVLVGVAYAAGTVEELLVLLPALLFAYFLLPANVYIYGINDRFDRDIDAENPKKDDSGKEARWRGEPAVTAVVALSGVLGLALFPITPAVAWPYLAGFLVLATAYSVPPLRFKARPLLDSLSNGLYMLPGAAAYAAVAGTHPPTAALVGGWLWTMGMHTYSAIPDIDPDRAAGIETTATWLGERRTYAYCLGCWTFAAVVFAALDPRLGALLAVYPLFLGSTVGAEVPVDRAYWWFPVLNGVVGMVLTMGGLWRFRGVLL from the coding sequence ATGGTTCGGTATCTGCTGACGCTCTCGCGGCCGCGCTTCTGGCTCTACACCGCTGGGCCCGTGCTGGTCGGCGTCGCCTACGCCGCCGGGACGGTTGAGGAGCTGTTGGTACTGCTCCCGGCGCTGCTGTTCGCCTACTTCCTGCTGCCGGCGAACGTCTATATCTACGGAATCAACGACCGGTTCGACCGCGACATCGACGCTGAAAACCCCAAGAAGGACGACTCGGGGAAAGAAGCCCGCTGGCGCGGGGAGCCGGCTGTGACAGCCGTCGTCGCGCTGTCGGGCGTGCTGGGGCTTGCGTTGTTCCCGATCACACCCGCCGTTGCGTGGCCCTACCTCGCTGGCTTTCTCGTCCTCGCGACAGCGTACAGTGTGCCGCCGCTGCGGTTCAAAGCCCGGCCGCTGCTGGATTCGCTCTCGAACGGGCTCTACATGCTCCCCGGTGCCGCCGCCTACGCGGCCGTTGCAGGCACGCATCCGCCCACGGCTGCGCTCGTCGGTGGCTGGCTCTGGACGATGGGAATGCACACCTATTCGGCGATTCCGGACATCGACCCCGACCGTGCTGCAGGCATCGAGACCACCGCGACCTGGCTGGGCGAGCGCCGCACCTACGCCTACTGTCTGGGCTGCTGGACGTTCGCCGCCGTCGTGTTCGCGGCGCTGGACCCGCGACTGGGTGCGCTGTTGGCGGTCTACCCGCTCTTCCTCGGGAGCACCGTCGGTGCCGAGGTCCCGGTTGACCGCGCGTACTGGTGGTTCCCAGTTCTCAACGGGGTCGTGGGGATGGTGCTGACGATGGGCGGACTCTGGCGGTTCCGGGGGGTCCTGCTGTGA